In Flavobacteriaceae bacterium, the following proteins share a genomic window:
- a CDS encoding sodium:calcium antiporter: MSVLWLILGFIALVIGGEFLVRSSVALSFKLNISKLVIGMTVVSFATSVPELLVSLRAALEGSPAIAITNVVGSNIANIGLVLGITAVVGAIGVQKSFFKFDWPVLALFSLATYYFLSNDNQLTAIEGLLLFVALIVFLIFLIRRSKKDAKVEAVDDGLAVVSYFKIIIWLAIGAAALYYGSGWLVDGAVDLAEQLGVSKAVIGATVIAIGTSVPELAASIIAAAKQEKAISLGNLIGSNIFNMGSVLGLTSIIKTIPVTDTSILTQDIFWMLAFTFIVLPLILLPKRFQISRVKGFLLVFAYGVFVFLKFT, from the coding sequence ATGAGCGTACTTTGGCTAATTTTAGGGTTTATAGCACTGGTGATAGGAGGCGAGTTTTTGGTGAGGTCCTCAGTGGCATTGTCCTTTAAATTAAATATCTCTAAACTAGTAATAGGGATGACAGTAGTGTCGTTTGCAACTTCAGTTCCAGAATTATTAGTAAGCTTAAGAGCTGCTTTAGAGGGTTCTCCAGCAATAGCAATTACAAATGTTGTAGGCTCTAATATCGCAAACATTGGTTTGGTATTGGGGATTACTGCTGTGGTTGGTGCTATAGGTGTTCAAAAATCCTTTTTTAAATTTGATTGGCCAGTTCTTGCGTTATTTTCATTAGCAACGTATTATTTTTTGTCAAACGATAATCAACTTACAGCAATTGAAGGCCTACTTTTGTTTGTTGCATTAATAGTATTTTTAATATTCTTGATAAGGAGATCTAAAAAAGATGCTAAAGTAGAAGCTGTAGATGATGGTTTAGCTGTGGTGTCTTATTTTAAAATAATTATTTGGCTTGCAATAGGAGCAGCAGCTTTGTATTATGGTTCTGGTTGGTTAGTAGATGGAGCTGTAGATCTAGCTGAGCAATTAGGAGTTAGTAAAGCTGTTATTGGAGCAACTGTAATTGCAATAGGTACAAGTGTACCAGAATTAGCAGCCTCTATAATTGCAGCGGCAAAACAAGAAAAAGCTATTTCTCTTGGGAATTTAATAGGATCTAATATATTTAATATGGGGTCAGTATTAGGTCTTACATCTATAATTAAAACTATCCCGGTTACAGATACATCAATTTTAACGCAAGATATTTTTTGGATGCTCGCTTTTACATTCATTGTGTTACCTCTTATATTACTTCCAAAGCGATTTCAAATTAGCCGTGTAAAAGGGTTTTTATTAGTTTTTGCATATGGCGTATTTGTATTTTTAAAATTCACCTAG
- a CDS encoding glutamine synthetase type III, translating into MSALRFHALKETFNRKPVVVEENERRSAIFGSNVFNEATMRQSLTKDAYKSVMDAIENGSKIDRGIADQIAAAMKDWALTKGVTHYTHWFQPLTGATAEKHDAFFETIGNGLAVEKFGGGQLVQQEPDASSFPNGGIRNTFEARGYTAWDPTSPAFIYGTTLCIPTVFVSYTGEALDYKTPLLRALQAVDHAAVAVAKYFDKNIKKVNASLGWEQEYFLVDSALATSRPDITLTGRTLLGHAPAKGQQLDDHYFGTIPNRAMAYMRDLETECMLLGIPVKTRHNEVAPNQFELAPIYDEANLAVDHNSLLMDVMEKIAARHNFKVLFHEKPFAGINGSGKHNNWSLGTDTGVNLLGPGKTPMSNLQFLTFFINTIKAVHDNEELLRAAIATASNDHRLGANEAPPAIISVFIGEQLTRVLQDLESVTKGKLSPEEKTDLKLNVVGKIPEILLDNTDRNRTSPFAFTGNKFEFRAVGSTANCANPMTVLNSIMAKQLIDFKTEVDALIDKKDMKKDDAIFNVLREYIKKSKSILFEGNGYGDEWEAEAKKRGLSNNRTTPEALKARVSKKTIDLFESLGVMNKVEIEARYEIQVEEYAMHIQIEGRVLGDIARNHVVPTAVKYQNILIENVKGLKDIYGDSFKKYAKEQLELIEDISNRIEAINSGVTKMTNERKKANKVHDSVKRAELYCNNVKPFFEDIRYHCDKLELLIDDELWPLTKYRELLFTR; encoded by the coding sequence ATGTCTGCATTAAGATTTCATGCTCTTAAAGAAACTTTTAATCGTAAGCCTGTTGTAGTAGAGGAAAACGAACGTCGTTCAGCAATTTTTGGCTCTAATGTGTTTAACGAAGCAACAATGCGTCAGTCGTTAACTAAAGATGCTTACAAAAGCGTAATGGATGCCATTGAAAATGGATCTAAAATTGATAGAGGAATTGCAGATCAGATTGCTGCAGCAATGAAAGATTGGGCACTTACTAAAGGTGTTACACATTATACGCACTGGTTTCAGCCATTAACAGGAGCAACTGCTGAGAAACATGATGCTTTTTTTGAAACTATAGGTAATGGACTAGCAGTAGAGAAATTTGGTGGCGGACAATTAGTGCAGCAAGAACCAGATGCATCTTCTTTTCCTAATGGAGGAATCAGAAATACATTTGAAGCTCGTGGTTATACAGCTTGGGATCCAACATCTCCAGCATTTATTTATGGTACAACTTTGTGTATTCCAACAGTTTTTGTTTCTTATACAGGAGAAGCATTAGATTATAAAACACCATTGCTAAGAGCGTTACAAGCAGTAGATCATGCTGCAGTGGCGGTTGCAAAATACTTTGATAAAAATATTAAAAAAGTGAATGCATCTTTGGGATGGGAACAAGAATATTTTTTGGTAGATAGTGCTTTGGCAACATCTAGACCAGATATAACACTTACAGGACGTACGCTACTAGGGCATGCGCCAGCAAAAGGTCAACAATTAGACGATCATTATTTTGGAACAATTCCTAATCGTGCTATGGCTTATATGCGTGATTTAGAGACCGAATGTATGTTGTTGGGTATTCCTGTAAAAACAAGACACAATGAAGTAGCACCAAATCAATTTGAATTAGCTCCTATATATGATGAAGCTAATTTAGCAGTAGATCATAACTCCTTATTAATGGATGTCATGGAGAAAATTGCAGCACGTCATAATTTTAAAGTATTATTTCACGAAAAACCATTTGCTGGAATTAATGGTTCTGGAAAGCATAATAATTGGAGCTTAGGGACAGATACAGGAGTAAACTTATTAGGGCCTGGTAAAACACCTATGAGTAATCTTCAGTTTTTGACTTTCTTTATTAATACAATTAAAGCGGTGCATGATAACGAGGAACTGCTAAGAGCTGCAATAGCTACAGCGAGTAATGATCATCGTTTAGGAGCTAATGAGGCGCCGCCAGCAATTATTTCAGTTTTTATTGGTGAACAACTAACAAGAGTGCTTCAAGATTTAGAAAGTGTAACTAAAGGGAAATTATCTCCTGAAGAAAAAACAGACCTTAAATTAAATGTAGTTGGTAAGATACCAGAAATTTTATTGGATAATACAGATCGAAATCGTACATCGCCTTTTGCATTTACAGGGAATAAATTTGAATTTAGAGCAGTAGGGTCTACAGCTAACTGTGCTAACCCAATGACAGTATTAAATTCTATTATGGCAAAGCAGTTAATAGATTTTAAAACAGAAGTAGATGCACTTATAGATAAAAAGGATATGAAAAAAGATGATGCGATCTTTAATGTCTTAAGAGAATATATTAAAAAATCTAAAAGTATTTTATTTGAAGGTAATGGATATGGAGATGAATGGGAAGCAGAAGCTAAAAAGCGTGGTTTAAGTAATAATAGAACAACACCAGAAGCTTTAAAAGCAAGAGTGTCTAAAAAAACGATCGATTTATTTGAAAGTTTAGGGGTAATGAATAAAGTAGAGATTGAGGCACGTTATGAAATTCAAGTAGAAGAATATGCAATGCATATACAAATAGAAGGACGTGTGTTGGGAGATATTGCAAGAAATCATGTGGTACCTACTGCGGTAAAATATCAGAATATATTAATAGAGAATGTAAAAGGTCTTAAAGATATTTATGGTGATAGCTTTAAAAAATACGCAAAAGAGCAACTGGAGTTAATTGAAGACATTTCAAACAGGATCGAAGCAATAAATTCTGGTGTAACTAAAATGACTAATGAACGTAAGAAAGCAAATAAGGTTCATGATTCTGTAAAAAGAGCAGAGCTATATTGCAATAATGTGAAGCCATTTTTCGAAGATATTAGATACCATTGTGATAAATTAGAATTACTAATAGATGATGAGCTTTGGCCTTTAACAAAATATAGAGAGTTACTGTTTACCAGATAA
- a CDS encoding M56 family peptidase, whose translation MKKRNNMEYLFKASAVLALFYLCYILFLKKETFFEYNRWFLLAGLITALVFPFIVIPIYINYEPISIQESANFVTESLIPNSSTVKQFEWQNLIPIIYIIGFSFFLIRFILQFGSLIVLLLKNQKNTEGFYTYIIIKNDIAPFSFFKWIVYNPEQFNSKELNLIISHEKVHAREFHSIDILFTQFISVIFWFNPFAWFYKKDLQQNLEYIADYKAQNTSNSEKDYQRLLLKTSIANQNLTLANNFYNSLIKKRIVMLHKSRSKTIKQWKYLFILPLLTAFLMSVNTKEVLVETTPKTVNKIDVASQNQKELNTFKKEAIEIIFTKNTTDKELDNIKDKLLKEGITFNISQLERNNKNEITAINVDFKAKDGSANYNINGSEPIKSFYFKLKDDGGFGVGTIQSHVNKFTYNTNVKKQAKHKIHVDTLHIIEDGDKKNHKIVVRGSVNNLQLNNGKTPLFVIDGEVKSENEVKSLNSNHIKSVSVIKEDTAIKTYGKEAKDGVVVITTQKDNHFVNENGNNKKVKTIHVTSSSNGFKDPLIILDGKKVSFDSINTNNIKSLNVLKGVAATEAYGSKGENGVVVIKSKDKGNNKYILKSDTVTFNNDDTGKTVYSINENTTNETLNTYRLQLKEQNIDVKFSKMKRNNQGELTSIKIAIDDNKGSKASSTWKNNNTIPTILFGKKGGSVFAKTKN comes from the coding sequence TTGAAAAAAAGAAATAATATGGAATATTTATTTAAAGCTAGTGCTGTTTTAGCTCTATTTTATCTGTGTTATATATTGTTTTTAAAAAAAGAAACCTTTTTTGAATACAATCGTTGGTTTTTACTAGCTGGATTAATAACCGCACTAGTATTTCCATTTATAGTAATTCCTATTTATATTAATTATGAGCCTATAAGCATACAAGAGAGTGCAAACTTTGTAACCGAAAGTCTTATTCCTAATTCTTCAACTGTAAAACAGTTTGAATGGCAAAACCTCATACCTATTATATATATAATTGGGTTTTCATTTTTTTTAATTCGCTTTATACTCCAGTTTGGATCTTTAATAGTATTATTATTAAAAAACCAAAAGAATACAGAAGGGTTTTATACCTATATCATTATAAAAAATGATATAGCTCCGTTTTCTTTCTTTAAATGGATTGTATACAACCCTGAACAATTTAATAGTAAGGAATTAAATTTAATTATTAGTCATGAAAAAGTGCATGCAAGAGAATTTCATTCTATAGATATTTTATTTACACAATTTATTAGTGTTATATTTTGGTTTAACCCTTTTGCTTGGTTTTACAAAAAAGATCTACAACAGAATTTAGAATATATCGCAGATTATAAAGCTCAGAATACATCAAATAGTGAAAAAGATTACCAAAGATTATTACTAAAAACCAGCATTGCCAATCAAAATCTTACACTAGCTAATAATTTTTATAATTCATTAATTAAAAAACGAATTGTTATGTTACACAAATCAAGATCAAAAACTATTAAACAATGGAAGTATTTATTTATACTTCCTTTATTAACAGCATTTTTAATGAGTGTAAATACTAAAGAAGTTTTAGTTGAAACTACTCCTAAAACTGTTAATAAAATAGATGTCGCTTCTCAAAACCAAAAGGAGTTAAATACATTTAAAAAAGAAGCTATTGAGATTATTTTCACAAAAAATACTACTGACAAAGAGTTAGACAATATAAAAGATAAGCTTTTAAAAGAAGGTATTACATTTAATATTTCTCAGCTAGAACGCAATAACAAAAACGAGATAACAGCTATTAATGTTGATTTTAAAGCCAAGGATGGTTCAGCAAACTACAACATTAATGGGAGCGAACCTATTAAATCTTTTTATTTTAAGTTAAAAGATGATGGTGGTTTTGGAGTTGGTACAATTCAATCTCATGTAAACAAATTCACTTATAACACTAATGTTAAGAAACAGGCTAAACATAAAATCCATGTTGACACTCTACACATAATAGAAGATGGTGATAAAAAAAATCACAAAATCGTAGTCAGAGGTAGTGTAAATAATTTACAATTAAATAATGGAAAAACACCATTGTTTGTTATTGATGGGGAAGTAAAATCTGAAAATGAAGTTAAAAGTTTAAATTCAAATCATATTAAATCTGTTAGTGTTATAAAAGAAGATACCGCTATAAAAACATATGGTAAGGAAGCTAAGGATGGAGTTGTTGTAATTACAACACAAAAAGATAATCATTTCGTTAATGAAAATGGTAATAACAAAAAAGTTAAAACTATTCATGTAACCAGTAGTAGCAATGGTTTTAAAGATCCTTTAATTATTTTAGATGGAAAAAAAGTTTCTTTCGACTCCATAAACACTAATAATATTAAATCTCTTAACGTATTAAAAGGGGTTGCAGCTACAGAAGCATACGGAAGTAAAGGGGAAAATGGAGTTGTAGTTATTAAATCTAAAGACAAAGGAAACAACAAGTACATATTAAAGTCTGACACGGTTACTTTTAATAATGATGATACAGGTAAAACAGTATATAGCATTAATGAAAATACCACAAATGAAACCTTAAATACCTATCGTTTACAATTAAAAGAACAAAATATAGATGTTAAATTCTCAAAAATGAAACGCAATAACCAAGGAGAATTAACTAGCATAAAAATTGCTATAGACGATAATAAAGGTTCTAAAGCAAGTTCGACCTGGAAAAACAATAATACTATACCAACAATTTTATTTGGTAAAAAAGGAGGTTCTGTTTTTGCAAAAACCAAAAATTAA
- a CDS encoding curli assembly protein CsgF, whose amino-acid sequence MKKIVLLIIFGFAMSQAFSQKLVYRAVNPNFGGDTFNFQFLLQSAQAQNSFTDPNQVDPLNQQQSELDQFTQNLNNQLLNQISRSLLVNQFGANGELQVGTFSFGSLVVEVFPSDQGLVIDILDTLTGDQTQITVPN is encoded by the coding sequence ATGAAAAAGATAGTACTACTTATTATATTCGGATTTGCAATGTCGCAAGCATTTAGTCAAAAATTAGTTTATCGAGCGGTAAACCCTAATTTTGGAGGAGATACATTTAACTTTCAATTTTTACTACAATCTGCCCAAGCTCAAAATTCGTTTACAGACCCAAATCAAGTAGATCCACTAAATCAACAACAATCTGAATTAGATCAGTTTACTCAAAATTTGAATAATCAATTATTAAATCAAATTTCTAGATCATTATTGGTTAATCAATTTGGGGCAAATGGTGAGTTGCAAGTAGGTACGTTTTCTTTTGGGTCATTGGTAGTTGAGGTTTTTCCTTCTGATCAAGGCTTGGTTATAGATATCTTAGATACCCTCACAGGAGATCAAACACAAATTACGGTCCCTAATTAA
- a CDS encoding CCR4-associated factor 4 codes for MVKYFQNNYPNSCITIKIVIHLIQHQQFP; via the coding sequence ATAGTTAAATATTTCCAAAATAACTACCCAAACAGTTGTATAACTATAAAAATAGTTATACATTTGATTCAACATCAGCAATTCCCATAA
- a CDS encoding BlaI/MecI/CopY family transcriptional regulator, whose protein sequence is MQKLTNKEEEIMHILWKLEKAFVKEVLADIKGDKPHYNTLSTIVRNLEEKGYVGYTAYGKTHQYFPIVTKEAYRKRFFNNAIDNYFNSSYKNVVSFFAKEEKISIDELKEIIDLIEKKK, encoded by the coding sequence ATGCAAAAATTAACAAATAAAGAAGAAGAGATCATGCACATATTATGGAAGTTAGAAAAAGCTTTCGTAAAAGAAGTTCTTGCAGATATTAAAGGTGACAAGCCACATTACAATACTTTATCTACCATTGTTAGAAATTTGGAAGAAAAAGGTTATGTAGGTTATACTGCTTATGGAAAAACACATCAATATTTTCCTATTGTAACAAAAGAAGCATACCGTAAACGTTTTTTTAATAACGCTATTGATAATTATTTTAATAGTTCATACAAAAATGTAGTTTCATTTTTTGCTAAAGAAGAAAAAATTAGCATAGATGAGTTGAAAGAGATTATAGATTTAATTGAAAAAAAGAAATAA